In Triticum urartu cultivar G1812 chromosome 6, Tu2.1, whole genome shotgun sequence, the following proteins share a genomic window:
- the LOC125515801 gene encoding uncharacterized protein LOC125515801: protein MARLATILSFGDRAEEGADAIPEPQEDYQGEHDDDDDDAASDASGDSFEFAFARPLAPAGGEALADDLFAHGRMLPAYPVFHRRQARDDDDAATSATAPPSPDTYCAWAPRSAPGSPAREPAAAFPKSASTGTGEAARRFRLRDILGSGGRSHSDGKEKFLFLQPTPATKPKSKTSALSTPSAPAAKKTQAQQKQGKKKATAPTEMDMATAHRLFYSKPGAAAGPGGERTTTTTKTSYLPYRPAIVGFFATAHALRPKHHPY from the coding sequence ATGGCGCGCCTGGCGACCATCCTCAGCTTCGGGGACCGCGCCGAGGAGGGCGCGGACGCCATCCCGGAGCCGCAGGAGGACTACCAGGGagaacacgacgacgacgacgacgacgcggcgTCGGATGCCAGCGGCGACAGCTTCGAGTTCGCGTTCGCGCGGCCGCTGGCGCCGGCGGGCGGGGAGGCGCTGGCGGACGACCTCTTCGCGCACGGCCGCATGCTCCCGGCCTACCCGGTCTTCCACCGCCGCCAGGCCCGagacgacgacgacgcggccACCTCCGCGAcggcgccgccctcgccggacACGTACTGCGCGTGGGCGCCGCGGTCGGCGCCGGGGTCGCCCGCGCGCGAGCCGGCGGCGGCCTTCCCCAAGAGCGCGTCCACGGGCACGGGCGAGGCCGCGCGCCGGTTCCGCCTGCGCGACATCCTCGGCTCCGGCGGCCGCTCCCACAGCGACGGCAAGGAGAAGTTCCTCTTCCTGCAGCCCACCCCCGCCACCAAGCCCAAGTCAAAGACGAGCGCATTGTCCACCCCGTCGGCGCCGGCCGCCAAGAAGACACAGGCGCAGCAGAAGCAGGGCAAGAAGAAGGCCACCGCCCCGACGGAGATGGACATGGCCACCGCGCACAGGCTCTTCTACAGCAAGCCCGGCGCCGCGGCCGGCCCCGGCGGCgagaggacgacgacgacgacgaaaaCGTCGTACCTGCCCTACCGGCCGGCCATCGTCGGCTTCTTCGCCACCGCGCACGCGCTGCGCCCCAAGCACCACCCGTACTAG